One genomic window of Nitrospirota bacterium includes the following:
- a CDS encoding tetratricopeptide repeat protein yields the protein MNTAKMTDKTHISPVYKGWLQALLLAAVTFIAYIPVWHAGFIWDDDKFLLNNPLIRMSDGLYRFWFTASAPDYFPATSTTLWLEWRLWGENPLGYHIVNVLLHALSSILCWRALERLKIPGAWLAAALFALHPVNVESVAWITERKNTLAMFFYAWTLLWYLRFEDTNRRLWYWMSAGAFVLALLSKSAVAPLPVVLLGIAWWRRGRVGLKDVWRTVPFFIASGILGLVTVWYQYHQSIGSAIVREDSLLSRLAGAGWAIWFYLFKALLPLNLIFVYPRWHIDDTNVLSYVPGLLVIAGFLLLWRFRRSWGKAWLFSLGYFVVMLLPVLGFLNIYFMRYSLVADHWQYFSIIGPIALVAAGVTMSLSRWEKRYSFFKPVLCGALLLALIVLTWRQSTMYTGIEALWRTTIARNPGSAMVHNNLGGLLLERGQTDEAIIHIKKALDLEPDHANAHDNMGNALRRRGQLDEAIAHYQSAIEIEPNHFKAHNHLGFALFQTGRVDEAIAHYRKSLQIYPGYGDAWNNLAYALQQTGRVDEAIPLYQTSLKLQPGNAPAHSNLARALAQKGRWTEAMEHQKTSVKLQPDNPFILYNYAWMLATCPEASVRNGALAIELANRANRLTGGRNPVILGTLAAAYAEAGRFPEAVTTAREAIELASAQSDIALVNALRVQIGHYNAGYPIRDSAQ from the coding sequence ATGAACACAGCAAAGATGACTGATAAAACGCATATTTCTCCGGTTTACAAGGGCTGGCTGCAGGCGCTGCTTCTGGCAGCCGTTACCTTCATTGCCTATATTCCTGTGTGGCATGCCGGGTTCATCTGGGACGATGATAAATTTCTGTTGAATAACCCCCTTATCCGCATGTCCGATGGTCTGTACCGGTTCTGGTTTACTGCATCCGCCCCTGATTATTTTCCCGCAACCTCCACCACCCTGTGGCTGGAATGGAGACTGTGGGGAGAGAACCCTCTCGGCTATCACATAGTCAATGTGCTGCTGCATGCACTGAGTTCAATACTGTGCTGGCGGGCGCTGGAGAGGCTTAAAATTCCAGGGGCATGGCTGGCAGCAGCCCTGTTTGCCCTGCACCCGGTCAATGTCGAATCAGTGGCATGGATTACGGAACGGAAGAATACCCTGGCAATGTTCTTCTACGCATGGACCCTCCTCTGGTATCTGCGGTTTGAGGATACGAACCGCAGGTTATGGTATTGGATGTCCGCAGGGGCATTTGTGCTTGCCCTGTTGAGCAAGTCAGCGGTGGCGCCCCTGCCCGTTGTTTTACTGGGCATTGCCTGGTGGCGCCGGGGAAGGGTGGGACTTAAGGACGTGTGGCGCACTGTTCCCTTTTTTATTGCGTCTGGGATACTTGGACTTGTTACTGTCTGGTATCAATATCATCAGTCCATCGGTTCTGCTATTGTGCGGGAAGATAGCCTCTTGTCGCGTCTGGCCGGCGCCGGATGGGCGATATGGTTTTATCTTTTCAAGGCGCTGCTACCTCTAAATCTGATTTTTGTTTATCCCCGGTGGCATATTGACGACACGAATGTCTTGTCGTATGTGCCTGGATTATTGGTGATTGCAGGATTTCTGCTGTTATGGCGCTTCCGGCGCAGCTGGGGAAAGGCATGGTTATTCAGCCTCGGCTATTTTGTGGTAATGCTCCTGCCTGTACTTGGATTTTTAAACATTTATTTCATGCGATACTCCCTGGTAGCAGATCACTGGCAGTATTTTTCAATCATTGGCCCCATTGCCCTGGTGGCAGCCGGGGTTACGATGTCATTGAGCCGTTGGGAGAAGAGATATTCATTTTTTAAGCCAGTCCTCTGCGGGGCACTGCTACTGGCGCTTATTGTGTTGACCTGGCGGCAAAGCACGATGTATACCGGCATCGAAGCGCTGTGGCGGACAACGATTGCCAGGAACCCCGGATCCGCGATGGTACATAACAACCTCGGCGGCCTTTTGCTCGAAAGAGGACAGACAGACGAGGCAATCATCCATATAAAGAAGGCACTGGATCTGGAACCCGATCATGCAAACGCCCACGATAATATGGGTAATGCCCTTCGCCGGAGAGGACAGTTGGATGAGGCGATTGCCCATTACCAGAGTGCCATTGAGATCGAACCCAACCATTTCAAGGCACACAACCACCTCGGCTTTGCCCTCTTTCAGACAGGACGGGTGGATGAGGCGATCGCTCATTACAGGAAATCCCTGCAAATCTACCCGGGTTACGGAGATGCCTGGAACAATCTTGCCTATGCCCTTCAGCAGACAGGACGTGTGGATGAGGCAATCCCCCTTTATCAGACATCTCTGAAACTCCAACCCGGCAACGCCCCGGCGCACAGTAACCTTGCCAGGGCCCTGGCCCAGAAGGGGCGGTGGACCGAGGCTATGGAACACCAGAAGACATCCGTAAAGCTCCAGCCTGACAATCCCTTTATTCTATACAACTATGCCTGGATGCTGGCTACTTGTCCTGAGGCATCAGTCCGCAATGGTGCGCTCGCAATCGAACTTGCCAACAGAGCAAACCGGCTTACCGGCGGCAGAAATCCGGTAATACTCGGCACACTGGCAGCCGCCTATGCAGAGGCCGGACGTTTTCCTGAAGCTGTGACAACAGCGCGTGAAGCGATTGAACTAGCTTCCGCACAATCCGACATTGCATTGGTCAATGCCCTCCGGGTGCAAATCGGACATTACAATGCAGGCTACCCTATTCGTGACTCAGCCCAATAG